From one Botrytis cinerea B05.10 chromosome 7, complete sequence genomic stretch:
- the Bcddi1 gene encoding Bcddi1 encodes MRITLTITAPTDDDADLISLEIPQDTTVGTLKESVQAESRIPKRDQHLYHNGQLLHDDNKTMEQLQIGDGEMLALHVREYRDPPAATAQRTSQPARAPQGRGGQQQPDPETIRLQLIGNAEMRREVARQNPELAAAADSPERFAAVLNQMRSREAGEEARRRQQIADLNADPFDVDAQMRIAEMIREQRVQENLQNAIEHNPEVFGRVHMLYIDVEVNGHKVKAFVDSGAQATIMSPKCAEDCGIMRLVDKRFAGIARGVGTAAILGRVHSAQIKIGSMFLPCSFTVMEGKDVDLLLGLDMLKRHQACIDLSKDKLIIQGVEVSFLGEADIPKNMEDERAEEPQLEGPGGTTIGAKSGAVSGPSTGQQAPQSASSAPATSASSAPPPQQQQPSFPAENIDQLVALGFSRDEAVNALAACGGDVQYAAGLLFQG; translated from the exons AT GCGTATCACTTTAACCATTACTGCTCCTACAGACGATGATGCAGATCTTATATCTCTCGAAATACCCCAAGATACCACGGTGGGCACTTTGAAGGAATCTGTCCAAGCCGAATCTCGCATCCCTAAGAGAGATCAACATCTATACCACAATGGACAACTACTACACGATGACAACAAGACCATGGAGCAACTGCAGATTGGTGATGGAGAGATGCTTGCTTTGCACGTTAGGGAATACAGAGATCCTCCTGCTGCCACCGCACAACGAACTTCACAACCTGCTCGCGCACCTCAAGGCAGAGGAGGCCAACAACAGCCAGATCCAGAGACAATCAGATTACAGTTGATAGGCAATGCGGAAATGAGACGAGAGGTCGCTCGTCAAAATCCGGAACTGGCAGCAGCTGCTGATAGTCCAGAACGATTTGCAGCAGTACTGAACCAAATGCGAAGCCGGGAAGCAGGTGAGGAGGCTAGACGGAGACAGCAAATTGCGGATCTAAATGCCGACccttttgatgttgatgcgCAAATGAGGATTGCGGAGATGATCCGTGAGCAACGAGTGCAGGAGAACTTGCAAAATGCTATTGAGCACAATCCCGAAG TATTCGGTCGTGTTCATATGTTATACATCGATGTCGAGGTCAACGGACATAAAGTTAAAGCGTTCGTCGATTCCGGTGCCCAAGCTACCATCATGTCTCCCAAATGTGCTGAAGATTGTGGTATAATGCGACTGGTCGACAAACGTTTCGCAGGTATCGCACGAGGAGTTGGTACTGCCGCTATTCTTGGTCGAGTTCATTCCGCGCAGATTAAAATCGGAAGCATGTTTCTTCCTTGCAGCTTCACTGTCATGGAAGGCAAAGATGTCGATTTGCTTTTGGGCTTGGACATGTTAAAGAGACATCAAGCTTGCATAGATCTGTCCAAGGATAAGCTCATCATTCAAGGTGTCGAGGTTAGCTTTTTGGGAGAGGCGGATATTCCTAAAAATATGGAGGATGAGAGGGCAGAGGAACCACAACTCGAGGGACCAGGAGGAACAACCATTGGAGCAAAATCTGGAGCAGTTTCAGGGCCTTCGACAGGACAGCAAGCACCTCAGAGCGCATCATCAGCACCAGCTACTTCTGCTTCATCGGCTCCACCAccacagcagcagcaaccaTCGTTTCCGGCAGAAAACATAGATCAACTTGTAGCTTTGGGATTCTCGCGCGATGAAGCTGTCAATGCCTTGGCAGCTTGTGGGGGTGATGTTCAGTATGCAGCTGGTCTCCTGTTCCAAGGATAG
- the Bcpaa1 gene encoding Bcpaa1: MSENEQREGTPQSPILSESPNPVTPRQSDDQQEPQRNFVIIPEDQRIKNFHMYSNSHRDLHPYTRPLTVSDLESVLALENIAFEDPNERASREKLRYRLTRCGELCLGIFCTMIPGSDPKIETLATGHPVETSRRNGAISVLIGHVIAAKTHDTTASDASMGVPEGWEATKPPRTNVGHQEDGRTIVLHSVAILPAFQGRGLGRVLMAAYMQQMNGAGIADRLALIAHDHKVNFYKMLGFLEKGKSDAQFGGGGWYDMIYELKTPEARTAYG; the protein is encoded by the exons ATGTCGGAAAACGAACAACGTGAAGGAACACCTCAATCACCCATTTTATCAGAGAGTCCCAATCCCGTAACCCCACGACAATCCGACGACCAGCAAGAACCTCAGAGAAATTTTGTAATCATACCTGAAGATCAGCGAATCAAAAACTTCCATATGTATTCCAATTCTCATCGGGATCTTCACCCGTATACTCGTCCTCTGACTGTCTCCGATCTGGAGTCTGTTTTGGCCCTCGAGAATATCGCCTTCGAAGATCCAAATGAGAGAGCATCTAGAGAAAAG CTAAGGTATAGACTTACCAGATGTGGTGAGCTATGCTTGGGTATCTTCTGCACCATGATCCCCGGCTCCGATCCCAAGATCGAGACTCTTGCCACAGGACATCCTGTTGAAACCAGTCGAAGGAATGGAGCGATTAGTGTTCTCATCGGTCATGTCATTGCAGCCAAGACACATGACACGACAGCTTCGGATGCATCCATGGGAGTTCCTGAAGGGTGGGAAGCTACTAAACCTCCACGTACAAATGTTGGCCATCAAGAAGATGGCCGGACTATAGTACTTCACTCGGTTGCAATTCTGCCGGCATTTCAAGGACGAGGTTTGGGGAGAGTTCTCATGGCTGCGTACATGCAACAAATGAATGGTGCTGGAATTGCTGATAGATTGGCTCTTATCGCGCATGAT CATAAAGTGAATTTCTACAAGATGCTTGGCTTTTTAGAGAAGGGTAAAAGCGATGCTCAATTTGGTGGCGGCGGCTGGTATGATATG ATTTATGAACTTAAGACTCCCGAGGCACGAACAGCTTATGGTTAG
- the Bcnog1 gene encoding Bcnog1, producing MKTTWKDIQPVPTSQEFLDIVLSRTQRRLPTQIRSGFAITRIRGFYTRKVKFTAETFSEKLSLILDGFPRLQDIHPFHKDLLNTLYDADHFRIALGQLSTAKHLIEIVSRDYVRLLKYGQSLFQCKQLKRAALGRMATICRRLKDPLLYLDQVRQHLGRLPSIDPNTRTLLICGYPNVGKSSFLKSVTRADVDVQPYAFTTKSLFVGHFDYKYLRFQAIDTPGILDHPLEEMNTIEMQSITAIAHLRSAILYFMDLSEQCGYTVQAQMQLFQSIKPLFANKLVFIVINKIDVTRPEDLDPETQAQLQALLKPGDVELLQLSCTTAEGVQEVKNAACERLIADRVAQKLKAGTNSSGAVGGRLGDVLARIHVARPMDGVVREAFIPEAALAKKKYDKSDPERIRLARDIEEENGGAGVYNVDLKDKYMLENDEWKHDKIPEIFDGKNVYDFVDPDIEAKLAALEEEEEKLEAEGYYDSDDDLEDAEDAEIRMKANLIREKRELIKNEAKMKKSLKNRALIPRSATRKKLSEMEDHLDSLGHDTTSIVARARSQSRGRSQVRSRAQTEDAMDVDDPDYEAKMRAKSRARSQANRRDDGVAGNEESRTKAERAQKLGQRKMNRMARQGEADRHVAGVRPKHLFSGKRSIGKTNSR from the exons ATGAAGACCACATGGAAGGATATTCAACCGGTTCCAACCTCCCAAGAGTTTCTCGATATTGTGTTGAGCAGAACACAACGTCGATTACCTACACAAATTCGTTCTGGTTTTGCCATTACCAGAATCAGAG GTTTCTATACTAGAAAGGTCAAGTTCACAGCTGAGACTTTCTCCGAGAAGCTCTCTCTCATTTTGGACGGATTCCCACGACTACaagatatccatccattccacaaAGATCTCCTCAACACCCTCTACGATGCCGACCATTTCCGTATCGCTCTAGGACAATTGTCAACTGCCAAACATCtcattgaaattgtttcTCGCGATTACGTTCGACTTCTCAAATATGGTCAATCTCTGTTTCAATGTAAACAACTTAAGCGTGCTGCATTGGGACGAATGGCCACTATCTGCAGAAGACTCAAAGACCCTCTTTTGTATCTCGATCAAGTGCGTCAGCATCTCGGTCGTCTTCCATCCATCGACCCAAATACCAGAACACTTTTGATCTGCGGTTATCCCAACGTTGGAAAGTCCAGTTTCTTGAAGAGTGTTACTAGAGCGGATGTGGATGTTCAACCATATGCCTTCACTACTAAAAGTTTGTTCGTCGGACATTTCGATTATAAATACCTCAGATTTCAAGCAATTGATACCCCCGGTATATTGGATCATCCTTTGGAAGAGATGAACACCATTGAAATGCAATCTATCACTGCCATTGCGCATTTGAGGTCTGCCATTCTTTACTTTATGGATTTGTCTGAACAGTGCGGTTACACCGTTCAAGCACAAATGCAACTTTTCCAAAGTATCAAACCTCTCTTCGCTAACAAACTCGTTTTCATCGTCATTAACAAGATTGATGTCACACGCCCCGAAGACTTGGATCCTGAGACTCAGGCTCAACTCCAGGCACTCCTCAAGCCTGGTGACGTTGAGTTATTGCAACTCTCGTGTACAACCGCCGAGGGAGTTCAAGAAGTTAAGAATGCTGCATGTGAGCGTTTGATCGCTGATCGTGTTGCTCAGAAGCTCAAGGCTGGTACAAACAGCAGTGGTGCTGTTGGTGGAAGATTGGGCGATGTCCTCGCGAGAATTCACGTTGCCAGGCCTATGGATGGTGTTGTCCGTGAGGCCTTCATTCCAGAGGCTGCCTTGGCCAAGAAGAAGTACGACAAAAGTGATCCAGAGCGCATCAGGCTTGCTCGTGAtattgaggaagaaaatggtgGAGCTGGTGTTTACAACGTAGACTTGAAGGATAAATATATGCTCGAGAACGACGAATGGAAGCACGACAAAATTCCCGAAATCTTCGACGGAAAGAACGTTTACGATTTCGTGGACCCAGATATCGAGGCCAAGTTGGCCGctttggaagaggaagaagagaagctcGAGGCAGAAGGATATTACGATTCTGACGACGATCTCGAGGATGCCGAGGATGCTGAGATCCGCATGAAGGCTAACCTTATTCGCGAGAAGCGTGAACTCATCAAGAATGAAgccaagatgaagaaatctctCAAGAACCGTGCTCTCATTCCCCGCTCTGCCACTCGCAAGAAGCTTTCCGAGATGGAAGACCACCTCGACTCTCTCGGTCACGATACCACATCTATTGTTGCCCGCGCACGCTCTCAATCTAGAGGCCGTAGCCAAGTACGCAGCCGCGCACAAACTGAAGATGCTATGGATGTCGATGATCCTGATTATGAAGCTAAGATGCGTGCTAAGAGCAGAGCGAGAAGCCAGGCCAATAGAAGAGATGATGGTGTCGctggaaatgaagaatctAGGACAAAGGCTGAGCGTGCTCAGAAACTCGGCCAGAGAAAGATGAATCGCATGGCCAGACAAGGTGAAGCCGATAGGCATGTTGCTGGTGTCAGACCAAAGCATTTG TTCTCCGGCAAACGCAGTATCGGCAAAACAAACAGTCGTTAA
- the Bcrrp8 gene encoding Bcrrp8, protein MFAVPGWSVSSSLLKTQKAEPVAAASKADEEGAPAETKSSKKRKRAKNPDVNAANLSELWDSVIEGKPKAKKVKNAEKDGETKEKKEKVAKEVTTDEVESKPANLSNESTEVSESKKEKKQKKNKKDKRDKDSKPSDNDQSTKDDTSTKAPPPPKPAAKLTPLQASMRQKLISARFRHLNQSLYTTPSAESLATFQQNPEMFTEYHEGFRRQVEVWPENPVDGYSLQIRQRGKLRRDMRGQPAQEKTDLTPLPRTDGTCRIADLGCGDAALSTGLQKDLKKLNLKIHSFDLQSPSPLVTRADIANLPLEDGSIDIAIFCLALMGTNWIDFIEEAFRILRWKGELWIAEIKSRFGRVGGNNKKVVEHSVGHRKKNQPVNKKAIKAADDEENEADLMVHVDGNEDNKQETDVSAFVEVLKKRGFVLQTEKSVDLSNKMFVKMHFVKGATPIKGKCVPVPKGMPEGETWKKKPKAKFLDEPEDVPVSSEASVLKPCVYKLR, encoded by the coding sequence ATGTTCGCGGTTCCAGGATGGTCAGTCTCATCGAGTCTGTTAAAAACTCAAAAAGCGGAGCCTGTCGCTGCAGCTTCAAAGGCTGATGAAGAAGGAGCGCCTGCCGAGACGAAATCGAGCAAGAAACGCAAACGCGCAAAGAATCCAGATGTTAACGCAGCAAACTTGTCGGAACTTTGGGATTCGGTCATTGAAGGCAAaccaaaagcaaagaaagtaAAGAATGCCGAAAAGGATggagaaacaaaagagaaaaaagagaaggtAGCCAAGGAAGTCACCACAGACGAGGTTGAGAGCAAACCTGCAAACCTTTCAAATGAATCGACAGAAGTTTCGGAatctaaaaaagaaaagaaacaaaagaaaaataagaagGATAAGAGGGACAAGGACTCAAAACCATCCGATAATGACCAATCTACGAAAGACGACACCTCGACCAAagctcctccacctcctaaGCCCGCTGCGAAATTAACACCACTTCAAGCTTCTATGCGTCAAAAGCTCATCTCCGCCCGCTTCCGTCACCTCAATCAATCTCTATATACTACTCCGTCCGCCGAATCCCTCGCCACCTTTCAACAAAACCCCGAAATGTTCACCGAGTACCACGAAGGTTTCCGCCGTCAAGTAGAAGTCTGGCCCGAAAACCCCGTCGACGGCTACTCTCTCCAAATTCGCCAGCGCGGTAAACTCAGACGAGATATGCGAGGCCAGCCCGCCCAAGAAAAGACTGATCTCACTCCATTACCAAGAACAGACGGCACATGTCGCATTGCTGATCTGGGGTGCGGTGACGCAGCTCTCTCCACAGGTCTCCAAAAAGATCTCAAAAAACTCAACCTTAAGATTCACAGTTTCGATCTCCAAAGCCCCAGCCCCCTTGTCACTCGCGCGGATATCGCGAATCTTCCCCTCGAAGACGGAAGTATCGATATTGCAATCTTCTGCCTGGCACTCATGGGAACCAATTGGATCGACTTCATCGAAGAAGCCTTCCGCATTCTCCGCTGGAAAGGTGAACTCTGGATCGCCGAAATCAAATCCCGCTTCGGTCGCGTAGGAGGAAACAACAAGAAAGTCGTCGAGCATAGCGTAGGCCACCGCAAAAAGAACCAACCCGTCAACAAAAAAGCCATCAAAGCCGCCGACGACGAGGAAAACGAGGCGGATCTCATGGTGCACGTTGACGGCAACGAAGACAACAAGCAGGAAACCGACGTATCGGCTTTCGTTGAGGTTCTGAAGAAGCGAGGATTTGTTCTGCAAACGGAGAAATCGGTCGATTTGAGTAACAAGATGTTTGTCAAGATGCATTTTGTCAAGGGTGCGACGCCTATCAAGGGCAAGTGTGTACCAGTGCCTAAGGGTATGCCAGAAGGAGAGacatggaagaagaagcccAAGGCTAAGTTCTTGGATGAGCCCGAAGATGTACCTGTTTCCAGCGAGGCGTCAGTTCTAAAACCTTGCGTCTATAAATTGAGATAG